In the Cylindrospermopsis raciborskii Cr2010 genome, CGATGCATGGTTGTGATACTAACACTAGTGCCCGTCGTTTCTCTCAGGCGATCGCACAATTCTGAAAGTAGTAAATCATTTTTCTCATCCAGCCAAGACTTGATCATGTTTAAATATTGGCCTGCAATTACAGGCTTTTCATATCCTCCACATTGCTTTGGCTCAACTTGCCCAGTTTCACGATAACGACGTACTAAATTTCTCACAAATGATAAGCTGACCTTGAATCTTTCTGCCAACTGGCGTTGAGATCCCTCTTGAGCA is a window encoding:
- a CDS encoding helix-turn-helix domain-containing protein — encoded protein: MPKPYSIDLRNRVIVAWVAQEGSQRQLAERFKVSLSFVRNLVRRYRETGQVEPKQCGGYEKPVIAGQYLNMIKSWLDEKNDLLLSELCDRLRETTGTSVSITTMHRALEKLGLRHKKKV